A window of the Hordeum vulgare subsp. vulgare chromosome 5H, MorexV3_pseudomolecules_assembly, whole genome shotgun sequence genome harbors these coding sequences:
- the LOC123452831 gene encoding ribulose bisphosphate carboxylase small subunit, chloroplastic, producing the protein MAPTVMASSATSVAPFQGLKSTAGLPVSRRSNGASLGSVSNGGRIRCMQVWPIEGIKKFETLSYLPPLSTEALLKQVDYLIRSKWVPCLEFSKVGFIFREHNASPGYYDGRYWTMWKLPMFGCTDATQVLNEVEEVKKEYPDAYVRIIGFDNMRQVQCVSFIAFKPPGCEESGKA; encoded by the exons ATGGCCCCCACCGTGATGGCCTCGTCGGCCACCTCCGTCGCTCCTTTCCAGGGGCTCAAGTCCACCGCCGGCCTCCCCGTCAGCCGCCGCTCGAACGGTGCTAGCCTCGGCAGCGTCAGCAACGGTGGAAGGATCAGGTGCATGCAG GTGTGGCCCATCGAGGGCATCAAGAAGTTCGAGACCCTGTCTTACTTGCCACCACTCAGCACGGAGGCCCTCCTTAAGCAGGTCGACTACCTGATCCGCTCCAAGTGGGTGCCTTGCCTCGAGTTCAGCAAGGTTGGGTTCATCTTCCGTGAGCACAACGCATCTCCTGGGTACTACGATGGCCGGTACTGGACAATGTGGAAGCTGCCTATGTTCGGATGCACCGACGCCACACAGGTGCTcaacgaggtggaggaggtcaagaAGGAGTACCCTGACGCGTATGTCCGCATCATCGGATTCGACAACATGCGTCAGGTGCAGTGCGTCAGCTTCATCGCCTTCAAGCCACCAGGCTGCGAGGAGTCCGGCAAGGCATAA